A region from the Desulfovibrio sp. genome encodes:
- a CDS encoding UvrD-helicase domain-containing protein, giving the protein MKHLRQVKASAGSGKTYELTHCFLQRLVQSGPPASASASSACVLLPGGRCGWGDILAITFTNAAATEMRDRVIRQLKSAALGQPMGGLALSPEQASRWVDVIMRDMGALNIRTIDSLLHLIVRAAALELDLHPDFQPVFATEEVLTPYLDVLLERAWQGDETMRSLLREVYRAMAWRENSTGFLAGEKLLNQLRGLLDDVLLGRFEDISPTETLHKRLSEVESMAVTHANIFLSAAAASGLNFSKNALAAVEAIAAGQCKTSAYLSKASASDLFLKKPVVNDEVQKAYEAFARAAGVLVETAPLLRQAVGLAPVLLLARTLVQAFVQNQRQEGSLPGLLIPHMARQVLESDNGVPEALCRMGSRLTHFLVDEFQDTSNEQWYALRPLVEEALSRGGSLTWVGDVKQSIYGWRGGEPELFDGVFDDAGLTALAPDGQRDNLPYNWRSRREIVQHNNGIFGPLAQPDMAAKVMAALLPSGTPPEICGQAAQGLVRAFAGTEQQCPENAREGGLVRVETILSVDAEALGEDVLERLCTLLHEDIEPHHPWADVLILVRSNGKATLVADRLIRENIPVITENSLRLAAHPLVVQAVALLSFLDNPEDDIAFMSLVCGSIFREHPETAPLAHEDIAGWCAASKGGPLFQRFKRRWPEVWQRLLAPFNSQSGLMTPYDMTLEWFARLDVERRYPEAETFLRRFMEVLHSAEEKGLATLPTFLEHWRAKSGEEKVPMPENMDAVRVMTIHKSKGLEAPVVIVPWTDLRARMGNETVMVERDGLRLAVGNRKHLGAPYHQELARQCRENVHLLYVAFTRARDALYVLRTSTVGGRGSTSDVLDMLMEEAGFTAPYTVGEEPAAHDAAPAATATRASAAPWGSKPEIAESPEGEEVAASSPVDIAPSGAMAPDAADSAGFADPAWRPMQWLPRLKIFRNPLEGFSFRAEDRGSFLHLCLEHLHITGNPQADAQAALNFGLGHFSLPVPDEAALRENAAAALQWFASQPEAARWLQTGWPEHSLMDAEGRLLRMDLLVHEPWGPLVLDYKSGQPEADHVAQLQTYLACLEAGNDCAPGSARGLLVYLDLRRFQLVEAHGVSALAERCSDLLPATEAQA; this is encoded by the coding sequence ATGAAGCATCTCAGACAGGTCAAGGCCTCTGCCGGTTCCGGCAAGACCTATGAATTGACGCATTGTTTTCTGCAAAGGCTGGTGCAGAGCGGGCCGCCCGCAAGCGCGTCCGCTTCCTCGGCTTGCGTCCTTTTGCCTGGGGGGCGCTGCGGCTGGGGCGACATACTCGCCATTACCTTTACCAACGCTGCTGCTACCGAAATGCGCGACCGCGTTATCCGGCAGCTCAAGAGCGCGGCCCTTGGGCAGCCCATGGGCGGGCTTGCGCTATCACCCGAGCAGGCCTCCCGCTGGGTGGATGTGATCATGCGCGATATGGGCGCGCTGAACATCCGCACCATCGACAGCCTGCTGCACCTCATTGTGCGCGCGGCAGCGCTGGAACTTGATCTGCACCCGGATTTTCAGCCCGTCTTTGCCACCGAAGAAGTGCTCACACCCTACCTTGATGTACTGCTTGAACGCGCATGGCAGGGCGATGAAACCATGCGCTCCCTGCTGCGCGAGGTTTATCGGGCCATGGCCTGGCGGGAGAACAGCACAGGCTTTCTTGCGGGCGAAAAGCTGCTCAACCAGTTGCGCGGCCTGCTGGATGATGTGCTGCTGGGGCGCTTTGAAGATATTTCGCCCACGGAAACCCTGCACAAGCGGCTGAGCGAAGTGGAAAGCATGGCCGTAACCCATGCCAATATCTTTCTGTCTGCTGCGGCTGCAAGCGGGCTCAATTTCAGCAAAAACGCCCTCGCAGCTGTGGAAGCCATTGCCGCCGGGCAGTGCAAAACTTCAGCATATCTGAGCAAGGCCAGCGCGTCTGACCTGTTTTTGAAAAAGCCCGTGGTCAACGACGAGGTGCAAAAAGCCTACGAGGCATTTGCCCGCGCCGCCGGGGTTCTGGTGGAAACAGCTCCCCTACTGCGTCAGGCTGTGGGGCTTGCCCCCGTGCTCTTGCTGGCCCGTACCCTTGTGCAGGCCTTTGTGCAAAACCAGCGGCAGGAAGGCAGCCTGCCGGGCCTGCTGATTCCGCACATGGCGCGGCAGGTGCTTGAAAGCGACAACGGCGTGCCCGAGGCCCTGTGCCGCATGGGCTCGCGCCTCACGCATTTTCTGGTGGATGAATTTCAGGACACCAGCAATGAGCAGTGGTACGCCCTGCGCCCCCTTGTGGAAGAAGCGCTCTCTCGCGGCGGCTCCCTCACCTGGGTGGGCGACGTCAAGCAGTCCATTTACGGCTGGCGTGGGGGCGAGCCGGAACTTTTTGACGGCGTGTTTGACGATGCGGGCCTCACAGCCCTTGCGCCTGACGGGCAACGCGACAATCTGCCCTACAACTGGCGCAGCCGCCGCGAAATCGTGCAGCACAACAACGGCATTTTCGGCCCTCTGGCGCAGCCGGACATGGCCGCAAAGGTCATGGCCGCACTTTTGCCATCGGGCACCCCGCCGGAAATCTGCGGGCAGGCCGCTCAGGGCCTTGTGCGCGCTTTTGCGGGCACTGAGCAGCAATGCCCCGAGAACGCCCGCGAGGGCGGCCTTGTGCGCGTGGAAACCATCCTTTCCGTGGATGCCGAGGCCCTGGGCGAAGATGTGCTTGAACGCCTCTGCACCCTGCTGCATGAGGATATCGAGCCGCACCATCCCTGGGCCGATGTGCTCATCCTTGTGCGCAGCAACGGCAAGGCCACCCTTGTGGCAGACAGGCTGATTCGCGAAAATATCCCCGTGATTACAGAAAACAGCCTGCGGCTTGCCGCGCATCCGCTGGTGGTGCAGGCCGTGGCCCTACTCTCCTTTCTTGATAATCCTGAGGACGACATTGCCTTTATGAGCCTTGTGTGTGGCAGCATCTTTCGGGAGCATCCCGAAACTGCGCCCCTTGCGCACGAGGACATTGCAGGCTGGTGCGCCGCATCCAAAGGCGGGCCGCTGTTCCAGCGGTTCAAAAGGCGCTGGCCCGAAGTCTGGCAGCGGTTGCTTGCCCCGTTCAACAGTCAGTCCGGCCTTATGACGCCCTATGACATGACGCTTGAATGGTTTGCCCGGCTGGATGTGGAGCGGCGCTACCCCGAGGCGGAGACCTTTTTGCGGCGCTTCATGGAAGTGCTGCACAGCGCGGAAGAAAAGGGCCTTGCCACCCTGCCTACATTTCTGGAGCACTGGCGCGCCAAAAGCGGCGAAGAAAAGGTGCCCATGCCCGAAAACATGGATGCCGTGCGCGTCATGACCATCCACAAATCCAAGGGTCTGGAAGCCCCGGTGGTCATTGTGCCCTGGACAGACCTGCGCGCCCGCATGGGCAATGAAACCGTGATGGTCGAGCGTGATGGTCTGCGCCTTGCCGTGGGCAACAGAAAGCATCTGGGAGCGCCCTATCATCAGGAGCTTGCCCGCCAATGCCGGGAGAACGTCCATCTGCTCTACGTGGCCTTTACCCGTGCGCGCGATGCCCTCTATGTGTTGCGTACCAGCACTGTGGGCGGGCGCGGTTCTACCAGTGATGTGCTGGACATGCTCATGGAAGAGGCCGGGTTCACCGCACCTTACACCGTGGGCGAGGAGCCAGCCGCGCACGATGCTGCTCCGGCCGCAACTGCGACAAGGGCATCTGCCGCACCCTGGGGCAGCAAGCCGGAGATTGCGGAAAGCCCGGAAGGCGAGGAAGTCGCTGCCAGTTCTCCTGTAGATATCGCCCCAAGCGGCGCAATGGCTCCGGATGCTGCGGATTCCGCTGGTTTTGCCGACCCCGCATGGCGGCCCATGCAGTGGCTGCCGCGCCTCAAGATTTTTCGTAATCCGCTGGAAGGATTCAGCTTCCGCGCTGAAGACAGGGGCAGCTTTCTGCATTTGTGCCTTGAGCATCTGCACATAACGGGCAATCCACAGGCAGACGCGCAGGCGGCGCTGAACTTCGGCCTTGGTCATTTTTCGCTGCCTGTGCCGGACGAGGCCGCGTTGCGGGAAAATGCCGCTGCGGCGTTGCAATGGTTTGCCTCGCAGCCGGAGGCGGCGCGCTGGCTGCAAACGGGCTGGCCCGAGCATTCGCTCATGGACGCCGAGGGGCGATTGCTGCGCATGGATTTGCTGGTGCATGAGCCCTGGGGGCCGCTGGTGCTCGATTATAAAAGCGGTCAGCCCGAAGCCGACCATGTGGCGCAGCTACAGACCTACCTTGCCTGCCTGGAAGCAGGGAACGACTGCGCCCCCGGCAGTGCGCGCGGCCTGCTGGTGTACCTTGATTTACGGCGGTTTCAGCTTGTGGAAGCGCACGGCGTTTCGGCCCTTGCCGAACGTTGCAGCGATCTTTTGCCCGCCACGGAGGCTCAGGCATGA